A portion of the Oxynema aestuarii AP17 genome contains these proteins:
- a CDS encoding calcium-binding protein has protein sequence MGPERGPDTVLGLNGSDILTSDTLNGGSIIFGNRDNDSLTGAGVGDTVYAGQDNDQIRSLGGSSLFFGDLGDDYFESVGTQGNDTVFGGDIDGTDEGNDIFNFGNGGGSNLGLGNKGDDFLSGSGFGEDSLYGGQGDDTVQVVELSSFGGTGIGFGGQDDFVPEATSLPNNRDLLPDVRPGGGGGAIGDDTVVVVDPDPISPAPLNPGRNYLVGDLGDDLVIGLGDRDSLWGHVGQDSLLMLGSIAGREDADPLDNSGTLNGVPQANWMDGGDGNDSLVAFGGLRGRQTLWGGEGDDTIKNYGVQGLVFGNEGNDSIDVTNFGLTLGRNTVYGGKGEDTIVSGGTNLVYGDKGSDTLISIGNNDTLYGDNDTAGTAAGNDFITAAGATSRLFGNEGNDSLITAGADATLDGGAGADSLSAAGENSWLTGQDGNDSLVASGSNSTLIGGDGNDSLFATEGTTGMSLLGGEGDDRLISNSNTDTLIGGAGNDVIVGSKEADTLRADGPGNDTLEGFLGADSLIGTRGSFDAFVYQSASTDELNDTITSFDTGIDKIHLDASDFFGGAGQATAGQPLRINLDFFPEQTQSGYSGTFTSSFTGADTPAIVFDAQDSGGILYYDPSGAAPAAGGAATSDLVTIAVIREGTVNANDIVLF, from the coding sequence GTGGGTCCCGAGCGTGGACCCGACACCGTTTTGGGTCTCAACGGGAGTGACATTCTCACCAGCGACACCCTCAATGGTGGGAGCATCATTTTTGGAAACAGAGATAATGACTCGTTAACCGGAGCTGGAGTCGGCGATACGGTCTATGCCGGACAAGACAACGACCAAATTCGCAGTCTGGGTGGCTCCAGTTTATTCTTCGGCGATTTAGGAGACGATTATTTTGAATCCGTCGGTACCCAAGGCAACGACACCGTCTTTGGGGGCGACATCGACGGAACCGACGAAGGAAACGATATTTTCAACTTCGGTAACGGTGGAGGCAGCAACCTCGGTCTGGGCAACAAAGGCGATGACTTCCTGAGTGGGTCTGGATTCGGAGAAGATAGCCTCTACGGCGGTCAGGGAGACGATACCGTCCAAGTTGTGGAACTGTCGTCGTTTGGTGGTACGGGGATTGGCTTCGGCGGACAAGACGACTTCGTTCCCGAAGCCACGTCCTTGCCGAATAACCGTGACTTGCTGCCCGACGTGCGTCCCGGTGGTGGCGGCGGCGCGATCGGCGATGACACTGTTGTTGTTGTAGATCCCGACCCCATATCCCCTGCTCCCCTCAACCCCGGACGTAACTATCTCGTCGGCGACCTGGGCGATGACTTAGTAATCGGTTTGGGCGATCGCGACAGCCTCTGGGGCCACGTAGGGCAAGACAGCCTGCTCATGCTCGGTAGCATTGCCGGACGAGAAGACGCGGATCCGTTGGACAACTCTGGTACGCTCAACGGCGTCCCCCAAGCTAACTGGATGGATGGTGGCGACGGCAACGACAGCTTAGTCGCTTTCGGCGGTCTGCGCGGACGGCAAACCCTATGGGGTGGCGAAGGTGACGACACCATTAAAAACTACGGCGTTCAAGGCTTGGTCTTCGGTAACGAAGGCAACGACTCGATTGACGTCACCAACTTCGGTTTGACCTTGGGACGCAACACCGTCTACGGCGGTAAAGGAGAAGACACGATCGTCTCTGGCGGTACCAACCTGGTCTATGGAGACAAAGGTAGCGACACCCTCATCAGTATCGGTAACAACGACACCCTCTACGGTGACAACGACACCGCCGGAACGGCTGCCGGAAATGACTTCATTACCGCAGCAGGAGCCACCAGCCGTCTGTTCGGTAACGAAGGCAACGATAGCCTCATCACGGCAGGAGCGGACGCCACCCTCGATGGCGGTGCGGGTGCCGACAGCCTCAGCGCCGCAGGTGAAAATTCCTGGCTCACGGGTCAAGATGGTAACGATAGCCTCGTGGCCTCTGGCTCCAACAGCACCTTAATCGGTGGTGACGGCAACGACTCCTTGTTCGCTACCGAAGGAACCACTGGAATGTCCTTGCTCGGTGGTGAAGGCGACGACCGCTTAATCTCCAACTCCAACACCGACACCCTCATCGGCGGTGCGGGTAACGACGTTATCGTCGGTAGTAAAGAAGCCGATACCTTACGTGCTGACGGCCCCGGTAACGACACCCTCGAAGGTTTCCTCGGTGCTGACAGCTTGATCGGAACCCGTGGCTCTTTCGATGCCTTTGTTTACCAAAGCGCCTCTACAGACGAATTGAACGATACGATTACCTCGTTCGATACGGGAATCGATAAGATTCATCTGGATGCCAGTGACTTCTTCGGAGGTGCCGGACAAGCCACTGCCGGACAACCGTTACGGATTAACCTCGACTTCTTCCCCGAACAAACCCAATCGGGTTACTCGGGTACCTTTACCAGTTCCTTCACCGGAGCGGATACCCCGGCCATCGTATTCGACGCTCAGGATTCTGGCGGTATCCTCTACTACGACCCGAGCGGTGCGGCTCCTGCGGCTGGAGGCGCGGCAACCAGCGACCTCGTGACGATCGCCGTCATCCGCGAAGGTACGGTCAACGCCAACGATATCGTGTTGTTCTAA
- a CDS encoding tetratricopeptide repeat protein gives MRINQTGVGVEIASDRAIADLERAEQFQRQENWDAAIACYRRALTHTGDPGEIYPHLAAVYLDAGQYPEAIATCQQALKRDPNRAELYHTLAIALDALDRPDAATRAYDRALDAWQQALQLPLRGTGGDRAFKLGNALLASGRLDAAICAYQRAIALQPQSAEAHSNLGIAWLQAGRGDRAVAALRRARALQPQSAGIAYNLAKALDAQLRRGDASADPHLSRQRFEALLDAVKLAPEFAEAHEMLLGTVISPQPQSASFSLLREIAAAYLRLCPPSWRSLALVGSVSVHLYSGTIPEAQAQLGELETEIYQNLGRLPDRFIRNLYSQVLFCLPHLRDDRGANSRLATFMGDRVRGVLDRQLQEPVATAKRANARPAPLKIGCLSAHFRRHSVGWCSRDVLRALSRICPDLYLYSSQAVAGDDLTREFQQFAAKFYQPSRRGEAVIAEIFDEMRRDRLDILIDLDSSTVSVHPEILYRRPAPICLSWLGFDAPYLDDRHYFLADWHTHPAGAERDYPEKLLRMPACFMAVGGFEARGFAESRPWGDRLVYLCVAPGKKLDRALVDAQIQILKQVPHSILLHKGQGDLEIIQEAYGEGCDRHRVERDRVQFLPQTETEEAHRAIYKTVDVLLDSYPYNGGTHNLEALYFELPVVTRVGEQFLSRMAYSFLKTLGIEAGISPTWEDYIDWGIKLGSDRELRAEIRQKLRRSRQPETLSPLWNPEKFARDLYEMLFKIAR, from the coding sequence ATGAGGATAAATCAAACGGGTGTGGGGGTCGAGATCGCATCGGACCGGGCGATCGCCGATCTCGAACGGGCAGAACAATTCCAACGGCAAGAAAATTGGGACGCGGCGATCGCCTGCTATCGCCGAGCTTTAACCCACACTGGCGATCCGGGCGAGATTTATCCCCATCTCGCCGCCGTGTATCTCGACGCGGGACAGTACCCCGAGGCGATCGCCACCTGTCAACAAGCCCTCAAACGAGACCCCAATCGAGCCGAACTCTACCACACCTTAGCAATAGCCCTCGACGCCCTCGATCGCCCCGACGCCGCCACGAGAGCTTACGATCGCGCCTTGGACGCTTGGCAACAAGCCCTCCAACTCCCACTCCGGGGAACTGGGGGCGATCGCGCCTTCAAACTCGGCAATGCCTTACTCGCAAGCGGTCGCCTCGATGCCGCCATTTGCGCCTACCAACGGGCGATCGCCCTCCAGCCCCAGTCTGCCGAAGCCCATTCCAATCTGGGGATCGCTTGGTTGCAAGCCGGACGGGGCGATCGGGCCGTTGCTGCATTGCGCCGCGCCCGCGCCCTCCAGCCCCAGTCTGCCGGGATCGCCTACAACCTCGCCAAAGCCCTCGACGCCCAACTGCGCCGAGGGGATGCCAGCGCCGATCCCCACCTCAGTCGGCAACGGTTCGAGGCCCTTCTCGATGCCGTAAAGCTCGCTCCCGAGTTCGCCGAAGCTCACGAAATGCTCTTGGGTACGGTCATTTCTCCCCAGCCGCAATCCGCTTCTTTTAGCTTGCTGCGCGAGATCGCCGCCGCCTACCTGCGCCTGTGTCCTCCGTCGTGGCGATCGCTGGCCCTGGTCGGGTCGGTTTCCGTCCATCTCTACTCCGGGACGATCCCCGAGGCTCAAGCCCAACTGGGCGAACTGGAAACAGAAATTTATCAAAATCTGGGTCGATTACCCGATCGCTTCATCAGAAATCTTTATAGTCAGGTCTTGTTTTGCCTGCCGCACCTGCGCGACGATCGCGGCGCCAATAGCCGACTGGCGACTTTCATGGGCGATCGTGTCCGTGGGGTTCTCGACCGTCAACTCCAGGAACCTGTAGCGACGGCGAAGCGGGCGAACGCGCGGCCCGCCCCTTTAAAAATTGGCTGCCTGTCCGCTCATTTCCGGCGTCATTCCGTCGGGTGGTGCAGTCGAGATGTTTTGCGGGCGTTGTCGCGCATCTGTCCCGACTTGTATTTATATAGTTCTCAAGCTGTGGCGGGGGACGACCTCACCCGGGAGTTTCAACAGTTCGCGGCCAAATTTTACCAACCCTCTCGACGGGGAGAGGCAGTCATTGCCGAAATTTTCGATGAAATGCGCCGCGATCGATTAGATATTTTAATCGATTTAGATTCGTCTACGGTCAGCGTCCATCCCGAAATTTTGTATCGCCGTCCGGCACCGATTTGTCTGTCTTGGTTGGGGTTTGACGCCCCTTATTTAGACGATCGCCATTATTTTTTAGCCGATTGGCACACTCATCCCGCCGGAGCGGAGCGCGATTATCCTGAGAAGTTGTTACGAATGCCCGCTTGTTTTATGGCTGTCGGCGGATTCGAGGCCCGAGGGTTCGCCGAATCGAGACCGTGGGGCGATCGCCTCGTTTATTTATGTGTCGCTCCGGGAAAGAAACTCGATCGCGCCCTGGTCGATGCCCAAATTCAGATTTTAAAACAGGTTCCCCATAGCATTTTACTGCACAAAGGTCAAGGGGATTTAGAGATTATTCAAGAAGCGTATGGAGAAGGGTGCGATCGCCATCGCGTGGAGCGCGATCGCGTGCAGTTTTTACCGCAAACCGAGACGGAAGAAGCCCATCGAGCTATTTATAAAACCGTCGATGTCTTGCTCGATTCTTATCCTTATAATGGCGGGACGCATAACTTAGAAGCGTTATATTTCGAGTTGCCCGTAGTGACGAGAGTGGGGGAACAATTTTTATCGCGGATGGCGTATTCGTTCCTCAAAACGTTGGGAATTGAGGCGGGAATTTCGCCAACTTGGGAAGATTATATTGACTGGGGGATTAAATTAGGCAGCGATCGGGAATTGAGAGCGGAAATTCGACAAAAATTGAGGCGATCGCGCCAACCCGAAACCCTTTCGCCGTTGTGGAACCCGGAAAAATTTGCCCGGGACTTATACGAGATGTTGTTCAAAATAGCACGATAG